The following proteins are co-located in the Brevibacillus laterosporus DSM 25 genome:
- the trpC gene encoding indole-3-glycerol phosphate synthase TrpC encodes MLRKIVEQKKVEVAALRQETTLQQMLTEIQALPGTRGFVKALTTSPRKVSLIAEVKKASPSKGIIRADFDPAAIAKSYQEAGVDAISVLTDETFFQGDLKYLHIIRELVLQPLLRKDFTIDEYQIVQARASGADAILLIAAILDREQIKHFYQMAVEVGLDVLIEIHDHAELEQVLSVVDPMLLGINNRDLRSFTTNLNTSVELLKLIPTKIPVVSESGLATAADVKAVGTAGARSILVGEQFMRQLDVVSAVRDLMQDQQMKPQMISRGETI; translated from the coding sequence ATGCTTCGTAAAATTGTTGAGCAAAAAAAAGTGGAGGTGGCTGCCCTTCGTCAAGAAACAACTCTTCAACAGATGCTTACGGAGATTCAAGCACTGCCAGGTACTCGTGGTTTTGTCAAAGCTCTAACCACAAGTCCCAGGAAGGTAAGTCTAATTGCTGAGGTAAAAAAGGCTTCTCCGTCAAAAGGCATCATTCGCGCTGATTTTGACCCTGCTGCTATTGCAAAGTCCTATCAGGAAGCAGGTGTAGATGCAATATCGGTTTTAACGGACGAAACATTTTTTCAAGGTGATTTGAAGTATCTACACATCATAAGAGAATTGGTTCTCCAGCCGCTGTTACGTAAAGATTTTACTATTGATGAATACCAGATTGTTCAAGCGAGAGCGAGTGGTGCGGATGCTATCTTATTGATTGCAGCCATTCTGGATCGTGAACAAATCAAGCACTTTTATCAAATGGCAGTAGAGGTTGGACTAGATGTTTTAATAGAAATTCATGACCACGCGGAATTAGAGCAGGTTTTGTCTGTAGTCGATCCCATGCTACTTGGCATTAATAATCGTGATTTGCGTTCCTTTACCACGAATCTAAACACATCAGTAGAGCTTTTAAAACTGATCCCTACAAAAATTCCTGTAGTAAGTGAGAGTGGTTTAGCGACAGCAGCAGATGTGAAGGCAGTTGGGACGGCAGGAGCACGCTCCATTTTAGTAGGTGAGCAGTTTATGCGTCAGCTGGACGTGGTTAGTGCCGTTCGTGACCTAATGCAAGATCAACAGATGAAACCGCAGATGATTTCACGAGGTGAAACGATATGA
- a CDS encoding phosphoribosylanthranilate isomerase, which translates to MTALKICGIKDSNTLVLLQQLRVEYAGFVFAESKRQVTIQQARTLVEEARNIVDSNQTENKARSFPRLVGVFVNPSLSELDLTVNQVLLDVIQLHGQETPEFCQMVRKRYGKPVWKAIGIGAEENSLSEKLASYQNSVQAYLFDTHDQKQAGGTGKKFTWTHIPDLQRMISPLPAIIAGGISIENVETLLNKYAPDLIDLSSGVETNGVKDAHKITKLVERVKQHGTSYECTR; encoded by the coding sequence ATGACCGCTTTAAAAATTTGTGGGATTAAGGATTCGAATACATTGGTCTTGTTACAACAGCTAAGAGTGGAATATGCGGGCTTTGTTTTTGCTGAAAGTAAGCGTCAGGTAACAATACAGCAGGCAAGGACTTTGGTTGAAGAAGCTAGGAATATAGTGGACTCAAACCAAACAGAAAACAAGGCAAGGTCTTTTCCGCGACTAGTAGGTGTTTTTGTTAATCCGAGTTTATCTGAACTAGATCTTACTGTAAATCAGGTACTGTTGGATGTTATCCAATTGCATGGTCAAGAAACGCCAGAATTCTGCCAAATGGTACGAAAACGTTATGGCAAGCCTGTATGGAAAGCGATCGGAATAGGGGCAGAGGAAAACTCTCTATCAGAAAAGCTTGCCTCCTACCAAAATAGTGTGCAAGCCTACTTGTTTGACACGCATGACCAGAAACAAGCAGGAGGTACGGGGAAAAAATTTACGTGGACGCACATTCCCGATCTGCAACGAATGATATCTCCCTTGCCCGCAATCATTGCAGGTGGTATTTCAATAGAGAATGTAGAAACTTTACTTAACAAATATGCACCAGATTTAATTGATCTTTCCAGTGGGGTAGAGACAAATGGTGTGAAGGATGCTCACAAAATAACAAAATTAGTAGAAAGGGTGAAGCAGCATGGCACAAGCTACGAATGTACGAGATGA
- the trpB gene encoding tryptophan synthase subunit beta: MAQATNVRDESVLQSGRFGEYGGRFVPETLMKALIELEKSLVEALEDESFHAELNQFLRYYSGRPTPFYYAQRLSEHLGGAKIYLKREDLNHTGAHKLNNALAQALLAKRMGKQAIIAETGAGQHGVASATVAARLGLSCKVFMGAEDIKRQELNVFRMKLLGAEVIPVSSGTATLKDATNEAIRYWVSNVEETYYVIGSAMGPHPYPYMVREFQKIIGIETRAQSLEQLGRLPDELIACIGGGSNAIGFFYPFVKDQVRLTAVEAAGEGVETDKHAATLTKGSPGVIHGSLTYLLQDDDGQVKEAHSISAGLDYPGVGPEHSYLKDCGRVEYVAITDQEALEACQLLTKLEGILPALESSHAIAEVVKRAPRMSSDQIIAVCLSGRGDKDVHTLQNHLSKEEN; this comes from the coding sequence ATGGCACAAGCTACGAATGTACGAGATGAGTCTGTCCTGCAATCAGGTAGATTTGGTGAATATGGGGGCAGATTTGTTCCTGAAACCCTAATGAAAGCTTTAATCGAATTGGAGAAAAGCTTAGTGGAAGCGTTGGAGGATGAGTCCTTTCATGCAGAATTAAATCAGTTTCTTCGCTACTATTCAGGCAGACCGACTCCCTTTTATTATGCGCAACGTTTGAGTGAGCATCTGGGAGGGGCCAAAATTTACTTAAAACGAGAAGATTTAAATCACACTGGCGCTCACAAATTAAATAATGCCTTAGCGCAAGCGTTACTAGCTAAGCGAATGGGTAAGCAAGCAATTATCGCGGAAACAGGAGCCGGTCAGCATGGGGTAGCAAGTGCGACTGTAGCAGCACGTTTGGGACTTTCTTGCAAGGTTTTTATGGGCGCAGAGGATATTAAACGTCAGGAGTTAAATGTGTTTCGGATGAAGCTCTTAGGAGCAGAAGTCATTCCAGTATCATCAGGAACGGCTACTTTAAAGGATGCTACCAATGAAGCGATTCGCTATTGGGTGAGCAATGTAGAAGAAACTTACTATGTAATTGGTTCGGCGATGGGACCGCATCCGTATCCTTATATGGTTCGGGAGTTCCAAAAAATTATTGGAATAGAGACACGTGCACAATCCTTGGAACAGCTAGGGCGTTTACCTGATGAACTTATCGCATGCATTGGAGGAGGGAGCAATGCGATTGGCTTCTTCTATCCGTTTGTGAAAGATCAGGTGAGATTGACTGCAGTAGAAGCAGCCGGAGAGGGAGTGGAGACAGATAAGCATGCAGCAACATTGACGAAAGGGAGTCCAGGTGTCATTCATGGATCTCTTACGTATCTGTTGCAGGATGATGATGGACAGGTGAAGGAAGCTCACTCAATCTCAGCTGGACTTGATTACCCAGGTGTAGGTCCCGAACATTCTTATTTAAAAGATTGCGGCAGAGTGGAGTATGTGGCAATTACTGATCAGGAAGCTTTAGAAGCTTGCCAATTGCTCACTAAATTGGAAGGAATATTGCCTGCTTTGGAAAGCTCTCATGCCATAGCGGAAGTCGTAAAGCGTGCTCCACGAATGAGTTCGGATCAAATCATTGCTGTGTGCCTTTCTGGTCGAGGGGATAAAGACGTACACACATTACAAAACCATCTGAGCAAGGAGGAGAATTAA
- the trpA gene encoding tryptophan synthase subunit alpha, translating into MQHTMTRMEELFADRTIKRFIPFITVGDPSLDVTFDLVHKLIEAGADIIELGVPYSDPLADGPIIQRASQRALAQGVKLKDAILLGERLRASGVNIPLVIFTYCNPVIQYGVERFFADLQAFGLDGAIIPDLPFEESTAARVAAKKNGVHLIQLIAPTSKERIAMIGKAADGFLYCVSSLGVTGVRDNLPLELDDLIKNARENSSIPVAVGFGISSPEQVRAVADYADAVIVGSAIVREVEKNLEALSSEETRNSGLERVKKFVNSLSNELK; encoded by the coding sequence ATGCAACATACGATGACAAGAATGGAAGAGCTGTTTGCTGATCGAACAATAAAACGATTTATTCCCTTCATTACTGTAGGAGATCCTTCTTTGGATGTAACATTTGATCTGGTACACAAGCTAATTGAAGCAGGAGCTGACATCATTGAACTTGGTGTGCCATATTCTGATCCTCTGGCGGATGGGCCGATTATTCAACGAGCTTCACAGCGAGCCTTGGCTCAGGGTGTGAAACTGAAGGATGCTATTTTACTGGGAGAAAGGTTACGTGCATCAGGGGTGAACATTCCACTGGTGATCTTTACATATTGTAATCCAGTCATACAATATGGTGTGGAGCGTTTCTTTGCTGATTTACAGGCTTTTGGACTTGATGGGGCCATTATCCCAGACTTACCATTTGAGGAGAGTACAGCGGCTCGTGTAGCGGCAAAGAAAAATGGGGTACATTTGATTCAATTGATTGCCCCAACATCAAAGGAACGAATCGCGATGATTGGCAAAGCAGCAGATGGATTTCTATATTGCGTATCCTCATTGGGGGTTACTGGAGTTCGAGACAATCTACCGCTCGAATTGGATGATTTAATAAAAAATGCTCGTGAAAATAGCAGTATCCCTGTAGCTGTTGGCTTTGGAATTTCATCCCCTGAACAAGTTCGGGCCGTAGCAGATTACGCTGATGCCGTGATTGTTGGAAGCGCAATTGTCAGAGAGGTTGAGAAAAATCTAGAAGCTCTCTCTAGTGAGGAAACGCGAAACAGTGGATTAGAACGTGTGAAAAAGTTTGTAAATTCCTTATCCAATGAGTTAAAATAA
- the hisC gene encoding histidinol-phosphate transaminase gives MLPKERILSVPVYKPGKPIEDVKRELGLTEVIKLASNENPYGYSPVVKEAMLAAMNDLAIYPDGASMQLRWELAEFLNVQPEQLIFGNGSDEIVLMISRAYLEKGTNSVMATPTFSQYRSNVTVEGADLLEIPLKDGVHDLEAMLAALNEQTRVIWVCNPNNPSGTMNTSDELLAFLEKVPANVLVVLDEAYYEYVVDENYPQTIPLLDKYKNIIILRTFSKIYGLAAMRIGYGIANPDVVQHLNHVRGPFNTGSLSQIAARAAISDQEFVKQCSQKNRQQMKRITDKCDELGLHYFPSQTNFVLLEVKRDSDEAFQYLLQKGIITRSGNALGHPGYLRVTIGDSEQNDKLLVALESLVTEAAKK, from the coding sequence GTGCTACCAAAAGAGCGAATTTTAAGTGTTCCGGTGTACAAACCAGGGAAACCTATCGAGGATGTAAAGCGTGAATTGGGCCTTACAGAAGTAATTAAATTAGCTTCTAATGAAAATCCATACGGTTATTCCCCTGTAGTAAAAGAAGCGATGCTAGCTGCAATGAATGATCTGGCTATCTATCCAGATGGTGCAAGTATGCAACTGCGATGGGAACTTGCAGAATTTTTAAACGTACAACCTGAGCAATTGATTTTCGGCAATGGTTCTGACGAAATTGTACTGATGATCTCCCGTGCTTATCTGGAGAAGGGCACAAATAGCGTTATGGCGACTCCGACATTTTCTCAATACAGATCAAATGTGACGGTAGAGGGTGCTGATTTACTTGAAATACCGCTAAAAGATGGCGTCCACGATTTAGAGGCGATGTTAGCTGCATTGAATGAACAGACTCGGGTGATATGGGTATGCAATCCCAACAATCCATCTGGAACAATGAATACATCAGATGAGTTACTTGCCTTTTTAGAAAAAGTACCAGCTAACGTGTTAGTTGTACTGGACGAAGCCTATTATGAATATGTAGTAGACGAGAATTATCCACAAACCATACCGCTCCTTGATAAATACAAAAATATCATTATTTTACGTACATTCTCTAAAATCTATGGATTAGCAGCCATGCGTATCGGGTATGGTATAGCTAATCCAGATGTCGTACAACATCTTAATCATGTGCGTGGGCCGTTTAATACAGGCTCTCTCTCTCAAATAGCAGCACGTGCAGCGATCTCGGATCAAGAATTCGTTAAACAATGTAGTCAAAAAAATCGTCAACAGATGAAGCGTATCACTGACAAATGTGATGAACTAGGTTTACACTATTTCCCTTCTCAAACGAACTTTGTTCTATTAGAAGTAAAGAGAGATTCTGACGAGGCTTTCCAATACTTGTTGCAAAAAGGAATTATCACTCGATCAGGCAATGCGCTCGGTCATCCCGGTTATCTGCGTGTTACGATTGGAGATAGCGAGCAAAACGATAAGCTGTTAGTAGCTTTGGAAAGTCTAGTGACAGAAGCTGCTAAAAAATAA
- the aroA gene encoding 3-phosphoshikimate 1-carboxyvinyltransferase, with the protein MLTIQPAKRIQGETQVPGDKSISHRAVMFGALAEGTTRISGFLQGADCLSTIECFSRMGVSIEREGDHVTVHGKGWFGLQEPNQKLDVGNSGTTIRLMSGILATQPFHCVVEGDESIAKRPMRRVIGPLREMGAKIDGRKNGEFTPLSIRGGDLKGITYVSPVASAQIKSAILLAGLQADGTTIVEEPSVSRDHTERMLRAFGVEVGQSGKSVSVQGGQKLIGREISVPGDISSAAFLIAAVMMLPESELLITNVGINPTRTGIIDVVRAMGGTIELRNERIVNEEPVADIYVAYTKLHGTVIEGDLIPRLIDEIPVIAVMATQAVGETIIRDAAELKVKETDRIATVVSQLGKFGAKVQPTDDGMIITGECVLHGTEINSMGDHRIGMAMAIAGLASQGETIVRQAEAIDVSFPGFANLLASICQR; encoded by the coding sequence ATGTTAACCATTCAACCAGCTAAGAGAATACAAGGGGAAACACAAGTACCTGGAGATAAGTCGATTTCGCATCGGGCTGTCATGTTTGGGGCACTTGCAGAGGGAACCACACGAATAAGTGGTTTTTTACAAGGAGCAGATTGCTTGAGTACGATTGAGTGTTTTTCGCGCATGGGTGTTTCAATAGAGCGAGAAGGTGATCACGTAACTGTACACGGAAAAGGCTGGTTTGGGTTACAAGAGCCGAATCAAAAGCTTGATGTAGGTAACTCTGGTACTACCATCCGTTTAATGAGTGGTATTTTAGCTACGCAACCATTTCATTGTGTAGTAGAAGGAGATGAATCTATTGCGAAACGTCCAATGCGACGAGTGATAGGTCCTTTACGTGAAATGGGTGCTAAGATAGATGGCCGAAAAAATGGCGAGTTCACCCCACTTTCTATACGTGGAGGGGATTTGAAAGGCATAACCTATGTTTCTCCAGTGGCTAGTGCCCAAATAAAGTCTGCTATTTTATTGGCTGGTTTGCAAGCAGATGGAACGACAATTGTAGAGGAACCAAGCGTATCGCGCGATCATACTGAACGTATGCTGCGTGCTTTTGGTGTAGAAGTAGGGCAATCTGGGAAGAGTGTCAGCGTGCAAGGTGGGCAAAAACTGATTGGTAGAGAGATTAGTGTACCAGGGGACATTTCTTCTGCGGCTTTCTTAATAGCAGCTGTTATGATGCTACCTGAAAGTGAGCTTTTGATTACAAACGTTGGGATTAATCCAACACGTACAGGAATTATTGATGTAGTTCGTGCTATGGGGGGGACTATCGAATTACGAAATGAACGAATAGTAAACGAGGAACCAGTAGCAGATATCTATGTAGCTTATACAAAACTACATGGTACTGTCATTGAAGGTGATCTTATTCCGCGTTTAATTGACGAAATTCCTGTTATTGCTGTTATGGCTACACAAGCGGTAGGTGAAACGATTATCCGTGACGCTGCAGAATTAAAGGTGAAGGAAACGGATCGAATCGCAACTGTGGTAAGCCAGCTAGGTAAGTTTGGTGCAAAGGTTCAACCTACTGACGATGGTATGATCATTACCGGAGAATGCGTCTTACACGGTACGGAAATCAACAGCATGGGTGATCATCGTATCGGTATGGCAATGGCTATTGCTGGATTGGCATCACAAGGTGAGACAATTGTTCGACAAGCAGAAGCAATCGATGTATCGTTCCCCGGTTTTGCTAATTTACTCGCATCCATTTGTCAGCGCTAA
- a CDS encoding LiaF transmembrane domain-containing protein, which yields MRQPEEKQSTLNPQRSRYKRIGPWQLAITVLAIGIGILVDQLFYTNFLATVLKFWPLLLIIIGVELILRQLFQTSENSPGWKLDASSLILMVVILMGANVYQAFSNGNIMELVTNRLYKGPVQFVTVMENDLEVAGMQALRITNDFGKVMVEGSSDGRFHIRVDGNVKADSKEEAEQRAKDIEVSIEQGQETSIEIRDNYNKARDLTLYVMIPENTEITSDVKAGLTDIKKVRKADIKSDAGKVTVSDITEQLKVSSNAGAIEATNITNATLRSNVGMITVNGSVQGTLDVGNDAGKINVSSNVVLNGPWQLHSDLGAVMVHIPKTSQVTLTASTKLGSISGNELQVERNGASVKAMKTLGDGTFPIQISTDLGSINFDTTL from the coding sequence ATGCGTCAGCCAGAAGAAAAACAATCAACTTTAAATCCCCAACGCTCGCGTTACAAGCGGATCGGTCCTTGGCAATTAGCCATTACTGTTTTAGCGATAGGGATTGGCATTTTAGTAGATCAACTTTTTTATACGAACTTTTTAGCAACCGTCTTAAAGTTTTGGCCGTTGCTACTTATTATCATTGGAGTTGAATTAATTTTACGCCAATTATTTCAAACATCTGAAAATAGCCCAGGCTGGAAATTAGATGCTAGTAGCTTGATTTTAATGGTTGTGATTCTTATGGGGGCAAACGTTTACCAAGCTTTTTCTAATGGAAACATCATGGAGCTAGTAACGAATCGTCTTTACAAGGGGCCTGTGCAATTTGTTACAGTCATGGAAAACGATTTGGAAGTAGCTGGTATGCAAGCGCTTCGGATTACAAATGATTTTGGCAAAGTTATGGTAGAAGGTTCTTCAGATGGTCGTTTTCATATCCGTGTTGATGGAAATGTTAAAGCTGATTCCAAGGAAGAGGCAGAACAAAGAGCGAAAGATATAGAAGTAAGTATAGAACAAGGCCAAGAAACCAGTATAGAGATCAGGGATAACTACAATAAGGCCCGTGATTTAACATTGTATGTGATGATCCCAGAAAATACAGAGATTACCTCTGATGTAAAAGCAGGTCTAACAGACATTAAAAAGGTAAGAAAAGCAGATATAAAATCAGATGCAGGCAAGGTTACGGTTTCTGACATTACAGAACAACTAAAAGTTAGTTCTAATGCGGGTGCTATTGAAGCGACAAACATTACGAATGCAACTCTTCGTTCAAATGTAGGAATGATTACTGTCAACGGATCGGTACAAGGAACATTGGATGTAGGTAATGATGCAGGTAAAATTAATGTTTCAAGTAATGTAGTTCTTAATGGACCTTGGCAGCTACATTCTGATCTAGGGGCTGTTATGGTACATATACCAAAAACGAGCCAGGTGACGTTAACAGCGAGTACCAAATTGGGGAGTATCTCTGGCAATGAGTTACAAGTTGAACGTAACGGGGCAAGTGTCAAGGCGATGAAAACCTTGGGGGATGGTACCTTTCCTATCCAAATATCAACTGATCTAGGAAGTATCAACTTTGATACTACGCTTTAA
- a CDS encoding RNA polymerase sigma factor yields MTDSQLIREIKEGNIESYAELIRRYERKILTFVAHMLRQAHLEHIAEDICQETFYKAYKSLHSFRDVEATFSTWLYTIARNTVLSELRKSRNADVYLEDSVQVPSISFERLPEQQLLQTEREDLVRQAINNLPEKQRSALILREYEQLDYNEIAKILDLTVSSVKSLLFRARQSIKLQLESYFIDSQLEEAEGMSKR; encoded by the coding sequence ATGACCGATTCCCAGTTAATTCGCGAAATAAAAGAGGGCAATATTGAGAGTTATGCCGAGCTGATACGTCGGTATGAAAGGAAGATCTTGACCTTTGTTGCTCATATGCTGCGTCAAGCGCATTTGGAGCATATAGCAGAAGACATTTGTCAAGAAACCTTTTATAAAGCGTATAAAAGCCTTCATTCTTTCCGAGATGTGGAAGCTACATTTTCAACATGGTTGTATACCATTGCTCGTAATACAGTATTGAGTGAGCTACGTAAAAGTCGTAACGCTGACGTTTATTTGGAAGACAGTGTCCAGGTTCCGAGCATTTCCTTCGAACGGCTCCCTGAGCAACAATTGTTGCAAACAGAGCGTGAAGACCTGGTGAGACAAGCGATTAATAATCTTCCTGAAAAACAGCGATCGGCGCTTATTTTACGTGAGTACGAGCAACTGGATTACAATGAAATTGCCAAAATCCTCGATCTTACGGTTAGTTCGGTTAAATCTCTTTTATTTCGGGCTAGACAAAGCATTAAATTACAATTGGAATCTTATTTTATCGATTCACAATTGGAAGAAGCCGAAGGGATGAGTAAGCGATGA
- a CDS encoding anti-sigma factor family protein: MRCDEAQEMLHDYAQGDLPELSERRLQNHLACCDSCHSKYDVLLDSDNFIQMHKDDYIANPPATSIVDAVMARILSEEKWAIPIGKKVFTLTVRMRRIGLSVAMVLLMICSFTLYHNSDDNLNSFIPYTAKAEALSSDNVKSEVSTASETDQDVAVQTIDSGGETAAPLLKQQKEMRVNVITSDMEPSSNKPNYSVILSFFGILITVLTMSWFTRA, translated from the coding sequence ATGAGGTGCGATGAGGCACAAGAAATGTTACATGACTATGCACAGGGTGATTTGCCAGAGTTATCGGAGCGTAGGCTTCAGAATCATCTGGCCTGTTGTGATTCCTGTCATTCAAAATATGATGTACTGCTAGACAGTGACAATTTCATACAAATGCATAAAGATGACTACATAGCTAATCCACCTGCCACTTCGATTGTAGATGCTGTCATGGCGCGCATTTTATCGGAAGAGAAATGGGCCATTCCTATTGGGAAAAAGGTGTTTACTTTAACCGTGCGTATGCGACGCATTGGACTTAGTGTGGCAATGGTACTTTTAATGATTTGTTCTTTCACTCTTTATCATAATTCAGACGACAATTTAAATTCATTTATACCTTATACTGCAAAAGCAGAAGCACTTTCCTCAGATAACGTTAAATCTGAAGTAAGTACAGCGTCTGAAACAGATCAAGATGTAGCGGTTCAAACAATTGATTCTGGCGGTGAAACAGCTGCTCCTTTATTAAAACAACAAAAAGAGATGCGTGTTAATGTGATCACCTCTGATATGGAACCGTCGTCAAATAAGCCGAATTATAGTGTCATTTTAAGCTTTTTTGGAATTTTAATTACGGTTTTGACAATGAGTTGGTTTACAAGAGCCTAA
- a CDS encoding tetratricopeptide repeat protein, with protein MPKKWLRIIEEAVNKIENDEMELGLQVLHKIGEHGKEIPEVMFCLADVWYGLGHNQEAIKIIQDLLANPTIPKEMGQEAKIMAAEIALDEADYDAAHEYLYALKEDGYDEIQLYLLLADLYAMQDLEEVAVKYLKVAHERDPDNEELRAALSEMHMKTGEVQEAINLLDEISETTFHALVLKARTFAQQGQFEEAYQLYTKAIQYEQLPEVVYGCALMSFYTDKWEEAEQYIQLLIAIDEEYVTAYPLHSDILLSQGKTEAAIDALKKYVDLSGFDVEHIRRLTALLMQAGRYEESKEYQKLLEQWDLQEETSEE; from the coding sequence ATGCCGAAAAAATGGCTGCGTATCATTGAGGAAGCTGTTAATAAAATTGAAAATGATGAAATGGAACTTGGACTGCAAGTTTTACATAAAATAGGTGAACACGGCAAGGAAATTCCAGAAGTAATGTTCTGTTTGGCAGATGTCTGGTACGGGCTTGGACACAATCAGGAAGCAATTAAGATCATTCAAGACTTGCTAGCAAATCCCACTATACCAAAAGAGATGGGTCAAGAAGCCAAGATTATGGCTGCGGAGATTGCTTTAGACGAAGCAGATTACGATGCTGCCCACGAATATCTGTATGCTCTTAAAGAAGATGGCTATGATGAGATTCAATTGTATCTACTACTGGCTGATTTGTATGCTATGCAGGATTTAGAAGAAGTTGCTGTTAAATATTTGAAAGTAGCTCATGAACGTGATCCAGATAATGAAGAATTACGAGCTGCTTTAAGTGAAATGCACATGAAAACAGGTGAAGTACAGGAAGCGATAAACCTGTTGGATGAGATTTCTGAAACCACATTCCATGCGCTTGTATTAAAAGCACGCACATTTGCACAGCAGGGTCAATTTGAAGAAGCCTATCAGCTATATACAAAGGCAATACAGTACGAGCAATTACCAGAAGTTGTATATGGCTGTGCGTTGATGTCTTTTTATACCGACAAATGGGAAGAAGCGGAGCAATATATTCAGTTATTGATAGCAATTGACGAAGAATATGTGACTGCATATCCGCTTCATAGTGATATTTTGCTATCCCAAGGAAAGACAGAAGCAGCCATTGACGCACTGAAAAAGTATGTAGACCTATCTGGTTTTGATGTAGAACATATCCGACGCTTAACAGCTCTTTTAATGCAAGCTGGTCGCTATGAAGAATCGAAAGAATATCAGAAGTTACTTGAGCAATGGGATTTACAAGAAGAGACAAGCGAAGAATAA
- a CDS encoding IDEAL domain-containing protein → MEQSKYLGNGFMSGLLSEIMIDQQVRQFRKRTLYKEIDEALAVKNKEKFLMLTNELKELLTYEITETG, encoded by the coding sequence ATGGAACAGTCCAAGTACTTGGGCAATGGTTTTATGTCGGGATTGCTATCGGAGATCATGATTGATCAGCAGGTGCGACAATTTCGCAAGCGCACACTATATAAAGAGATAGATGAAGCATTGGCTGTAAAAAATAAGGAAAAGTTTTTGATGCTGACAAATGAATTGAAAGAATTACTAACATATGAGATAACTGAAACAGGTTAA
- a CDS encoding DUF2487 family protein: MQWNVEELQGFEAVRPYYDSAILPHYIFDKKLSIATNAARMGYLSSLAMAVEQRLKGRVVLFPLMYQIKEDTTGPNEIQLPNEFGYNFILRFSGIDVHIPVYPDSDTHVEFLTISDEDLESEIRFQITSDVLYQEILQIWQNHKK; this comes from the coding sequence ATGCAATGGAATGTAGAAGAACTGCAAGGATTTGAGGCAGTTAGACCTTATTATGATTCAGCAATTTTGCCGCATTACATATTTGACAAGAAGCTATCAATCGCTACAAATGCTGCACGTATGGGATACCTCTCTAGCCTAGCTATGGCTGTGGAACAACGCTTAAAGGGAAGAGTCGTGTTGTTTCCCCTCATGTATCAAATTAAAGAGGATACAACAGGACCCAATGAGATTCAATTACCAAATGAATTCGGTTACAATTTTATTTTACGTTTTTCTGGAATTGATGTTCATATACCAGTATACCCAGATTCAGACACACATGTAGAATTCCTAACGATCAGTGATGAAGATTTGGAGTCAGAGATTCGTTTTCAAATTACAAGTGATGTTTTATACCAAGAGATTTTGCAAATTTGGCAAAATCATAAAAAATAG
- a CDS encoding ubiquinol-cytochrome c reductase iron-sulfur subunit: MSKKEISRRTFLNYALMGTGGFLAAGMITPMIRFAIDPVLKTSAAGDKVAVGNVSDFGPEPKNVNFSLHTKDGWYESETPMSAWIRKLEDGKLLALSPICKHLGCTVSWNSSEDFKNEYFCPCHFGRYAINGEHILNTPPTKSLDEYEVEIKDGKVYLGKIVPNPRPGVSG; encoded by the coding sequence ATGAGCAAAAAAGAAATTTCCAGACGTACGTTTCTAAACTATGCACTCATGGGAACTGGTGGTTTCTTGGCTGCAGGTATGATCACACCGATGATCCGCTTTGCCATTGATCCTGTGCTGAAAACTTCGGCTGCTGGAGATAAAGTTGCGGTTGGAAATGTAAGCGATTTTGGGCCGGAACCAAAGAACGTGAACTTTTCTCTTCATACCAAAGACGGTTGGTATGAGTCGGAAACGCCAATGTCTGCCTGGATTCGTAAACTGGAAGATGGCAAGCTTTTGGCATTGTCCCCTATCTGTAAGCACTTGGGCTGTACCGTGAGCTGGAATTCTAGTGAAGATTTTAAAAACGAGTACTTTTGCCCATGTCACTTTGGTAGGTATGCAATTAATGGAGAGCACATTCTGAATACTCCGCCAACTAAATCGCTCGATGAGTACGAAGTAGAAATTAAAGATGGTAAAGTTTACTTAGGTAAAATTGTACCAAATCCACGTCCAGGGGTGAGCGGATAA